The proteins below are encoded in one region of Lactuca sativa cultivar Salinas chromosome 3, Lsat_Salinas_v11, whole genome shotgun sequence:
- the LOC111877682 gene encoding geraniol 8-hydroxylase → MISDSQWSWWSEVTNKKDEFTFQVLTISVISLMAILWYRSRKTLSTLPPGPRGVPVVGYLPFLGANFHHEFTKLAQRYGPIFKIHLGSKTYIILNSSDLAKAVLHDQDDIFANRDPPVAGLVVSYGGKDIVWSNNNSYWRNLRKVFVYEVLSNKNLDETQSFRRGGVRKTIKQVYERMGTEVDIGGIVFFTSLSVITNTIWGKSLVEDEKNNDVGVGLREVISKIVELLGAPNVSDFFPVLTKFDLQGVQREMKRQWKTMDRILERIIEERLAIKKDEAGRKDFLQILLELKQQNTTSGFSMTEIKALLMDIVVGGTDTTSTMAEWTMAELLQNPNEMKKVQDELEQVIGKNNIVEESHLPKLRYLDAVIKETFRLHPPLPLLIMRSPKLHYIYSAIKVGGYTIPKGSNVYLNVWAIHRDPQYWENPLEFDPNRFLMVDGRNKYDYSGYNTNFLPFGSGRRGCPGVPLGEKMLLYLLASLLHSFNWILPNNKEHELSDKFGLVVKKRNSLMAIPSQRLPDKNLYM, encoded by the exons ATGATATCCGATAGCCAGTGGTCATGGTGGTCGGAAGTTACCAACAAGAAAGACGAGTTCACTTTCCAAGTCCTCACCATTTCAGTCATTTCGTTAATGGCTATCTTATGGTACAGATCACGGAAGACATTATCCACGTTGCCTCCTGGACCTCGTGGTGTTCCGGTGGTGGGGTATCTTCCATTTCTTGGCGCCAACTTCCACCATGAGTTCACCAAATTGGCCCAACGTTATGGCCCCATTTTCAAAATCCATCTCGGAAGTAAGACCTACATCATTCTCAACTCCTCAGACTTAGCTAAAGCTGTGCTCCATGACCAAGACGATATCTTTGCTAACCGCGATCCTCCGGTGGCTGGGCTGGTCGTCTCCTATGGTGGCAAAGATATAGTCTGGTCTAACAACAACTCATACTGGCGTAACCTACGTAAAGTGTTTGTGTACGAAGTCCTGAGCAACAAGAACCTGGATGAAACTCAATCTTTCCGGCGAGGTGGAGTGAGAAAAACCATCAAGCAGGTGTATGAAAGAATGGGAACCGAAGTGGACATTGGTGGGATCGTGTTCTTCACATCCCTCAGCGTCATAACCAACACGATATGGGGGAAAAGTTTGGTTGAAGATGAAAAGAACAATGATGTTGGGGTTGGATTGCGGGAAGTGATTTCAAAGATAGTGGAACTTTTGGGTGCACCGAATGTGTCGGACTTTTTTCCGGTGTTGACGAAATTCGATTTACAGGGGGTGCAGCGAGAAATGAAACGTCAATGGAAGACGATGGATAGGATTTTGGAGAGGATAATCGAGGAGCGACTTGCCATTAAAAAGGATGAAGCTGGAAGAAAGGATTTCTTGCAGATTTTACTAGAGCTTAAACAACAAAATACTACATCGGGTTTCAGTATGACAGAAATCAAAGCTCTTCTCATG GACATTGTAGTTGGAGGAACAGACACAACATCAACAATGGCAGAATGGACAATGGCCGAGCTTCTGCAAAATCCCAATGAAATGAAAAAGGTACAAGACGAATTAGAACAAGTTATAGGGAAAAACAACATTGTGGAAGAATCTCATCTTCCAAAATTACGTTATTTAGATGCAGTAATTAAAGAAACATTCCGGTTACACCCTCCACTTCCTCTCTTGATTATGCGAAGTCCAAAACTACATTACATATATTCAGCCATTAAGGTAGGTGGATACACAATTCCTAAGGGTTCCAATGTCTATTTAAATGTCTGGGCAATACATAGGGATCCTCAGTATTGGGAAAATCCTCTAGAATTCGATCCTAATAGATTTTTAATGGTTGATGGAAGAAACAAATATGATTATAGCGGATACAATACCAACTTTCTCCCATTTGGATCTGGTAGAAGAGGTTGTCCTGGAGTTCCCTTGGGTGAGAAGATGTTGCTTTACCTTTTGGCTTCATTGTTGCACTCATTCAATTGGATTTTACCAAATAATAAAGAACATGAGTTGTCTGATAAATTTGGGCTTGTTGTGAAGAAGAGAAACTCACTCATGGCTATCCCTTCTCAGAGGTTACCAGATAAAAATCTCTACATGTAG